The stretch of DNA GTATTTCAAAAGATTTCTCTTATGTAACTGACGCGATCAACAGAACAGATATGCAGAGCGTTTACATTTTCGCAGCTAAAGCAGTGCTCACATTCACGCTGTCCACATTGACAGATAAGagccacaaacaggaagtctcTGCTTACTTGGCCAGTTTCATCTCGATCTGCTGGCGTATTTCCTGGCGCTCCTGGTCGCTCCGCGCCGGGAAGATGTTCcggtcctccagctcctgcttgcTGGGCCGGTTTCTCAGTTTCAcagccagcagctccttccttaGCCTGCGAGGAAGCGTACCTGCaagcgcacacgcgcacacgcattAACGGCGCCGCCTCAGTCCCATCCGTCCCACATGTTCTCTCCTCTGAGGCCCGCGACCCACCCGAGATGACCGACTCGTTCCAGCCGTCCAGGTCGGTGGGGAGGCCCGAGGTGTTGGAGAAGCACTGGTCCAGCCGCACGTTCTCCTtgttctcctctgcctccttccggGGCCAGTCGGACCCTCCGCCTCCCACGCAGCCGCCCACCAACGGCGacgtgtggtggtggtggtggttctcagagctgcaggagcgaGAGAGCCGCCCGTCGGGACACCACAGCTGAGGGGGGGAGCCCTGCTCACACCCTTCATGGACGCTGTGGAGCGCAAACAGGGCCCGCGTGGGATTATGGCTGAAAGTGGAGCTGAACCCCAGCTCAATTCAAAGGCCTCAGGGCCTGTGGACTCACCTCTCCTGCCTGTTTTTGGAAGCGAAggctctctgcagctcctccataATGCAGCTGGGGGGCATGGGAGGATGCATCATATTGCCCAGATGTGGGGACCCTGAGGAATTGGCCAGGGGCCCTCGAAGAGGCAGAGTCATTGAAGCCAGACTCTCTGTGGCCCTGGGTGGAGGCTCCTTGGGGAGGTAGGAGTTGGGCAGGTGAGTGGGGAGCGAGACGGGGCCCGAATCTAAAAGCAGAAGAACcgtggatttgtttttttttggtttaaagGTCATCGCTGCAGTTTTCATAGCTTGTGTTGTCTTAGTAAATCACTGGAGCCTGAGGCCTCAGCCACTCACCGTCTCCCGTGCTCAGCAGGGGCAAAAGCTTGGGAGGTACTTGGGGCGGGGAGGTTCCTGCAggaggctcctcctcctgcctctcatcCGCGTGCTCCCCCGCGTCCTGCAGCCCGTCGGGAAAGAGCCCGGCAGGGTGCAGCTGCTCGCCGGACTCCTCCTCCGGCCGCGGCGTGTTTTCCTCCACCTGGTCACAGTTCTGGagcgaggctgctgctgcaggacgtgaACGGAATGAAGATTATTGTGATCACACGTAGGAAAGTGAACAACTGTCACTAGTTTTGAGTTCATGAAATCATTTCAGTCCTGTACATCAGCATCATCCTATAAAActgttgtttctgcttttaCAGGCTGTAGATGTCATTGACTTGACGTTGCTGCCCTCTATTGGCCGATAAATGAAACAACTATTTGTATAAACATTCTCTAATACAAAAAACCTGACAAGTAAACAAATAGTATTATAACTGTATTAGATGACTTGCAATTTCTCACAGCTGACCGTAGCTTTTTGAGATCTCTCACACTTGTAAAAACCTGCCAAAGACTCGTTCTCGCAGCAGAGTGTTTGGTGACCAGTGTTCTACCTGAGGCCGGGTTCTCCTCCTCAGGACCCAGGTACTCCACGCTGCTGACGGTGAGGTTGGGGTGAAGAGGTCCTCCGAACCCCCCCAGCAGGACGGCTCCATCGGAGCAGCAGCCCTGGGTGGGGGAGTTTGGGTCGTGGCATAGAAGACCGCTGGATAATGCTACATCTGTGCCACGGCCGGAGAGAAGAGATACGTGTTAGTTAGGGctgaacaacacaacaacaacaaaagatgtTTTGAGGATTCATGAAAGTGAACAGGTCCTAACTTCACAACATTTGAACTAAATTTTCAAGAACATTTCTCTAAAGTCTTCAAATACAGATGAAAGCTCTTTGCATATCTCTGCATTCACACCCTCTCATTGTGTTTCCTGAGGTGACTGATTAGAGCCGATGAGAACAAAGGTGCGAGTGCACCTGTTGTTGTGGAACCGGTACCTGTGGAACTCTGCTTGAGCTTctcgtttttctttttcctccacttccagGGCTTGAAGATGCGCCCCAGCGTGGCCAGCTTGCTGTTGCGTCGTATGGGTGGAGTGTGGACGCCGGACACCAGGCAGCCCGTCCTCAGCACCCTCTGTTGGTCCACGAGCTCCACTGCAGAGACGGCGGACGGGGCGGTTTCAGGAGGATGGGGAAggtgaggggaagggggggcAGAACACAATTAGTTTGCTCACCTTACTGAATAAACCATGATGGAGTCCAAGTGCTGTGAACGGATTCAATTAAAACAAGACTAATGCGATCAAGGCGCACTCTCCTATGTGATTTCCCTGCAAGTCCCTCCCACTGAGGCGCacgtcatttcaaaataaatgtcccCCACAGCTCAAGTTTGGAGGGAATGTGGGAGCGTGCACAGACAGAACGAGCCTCGCGACGGCACGCGTCCaacaggtggaggagctgcatcaGGCTGCGCATGCGTCCCagtgtcactcactcacatgtTCTAGCAGCCTGTTCGCACGCGTGGAACCGCCGATAAATGTGATGCGAAACAACAGCACGCGGAAAAGAATCTCTCAGCAAATACATATTCACGCGATTGTCTCTGTAAATGTGAGCAGCTGCCCCGACCTCCTGCCCTCCCACGTTTTCACAGAGAGCccttttttgtctttgcaggaAACGTATCAGTGAATGATGACTGTGACTCATAGCAGGCGCAGGATGGTTCCACAGACCcatttgctgctgctttgctcacCTCTAGTCAGAAAAGTGCAAAGAGAGGGGAGATGTGCGATAAATGTCATGTATTGAAGCCCTGAACCAGGCAACGTCTGCCTTCAGGAGGCTGATGTCTTTGTTCCAATATTCAGctgaagaagaaggaaggaTTGGTGATGGGGGGGGCGTTGGGCGAACGGTGGGGGTGGTTTGCAGAAAGGCTCGGGGTGTGATGTGGAgcacagtgatggaggagggaggatacAGCTGACTCCTTTTAGGCTTTGTTGCAGCTTCTTGCTATTTCCCTGAAGCACATGGGTGGAAAGTGTGCGCTGGTACTGATCgaaggagaacagaggaggagatggggaaaaaaatcaaaacaaagaagGGACAAACCAGGAAAAAGAGGGTGGAGGGCGGAAGGGAGGGTTCAGGGCTCAGATTATAACGGGTGATTTCCAGTCCTGGAAACAGGTCAGTTGACCACGTCCGCCCGTCTCATCGGGTCATCGTCAGTACCGTCACACATGCGGCGCTGCAGACACGGCGCCACGCGCACAATCCAGGTCAAGCTCGATGTAAACGCGCGGAGGGGGGGAAgaaaaaagcttaaaaataaGGGGGAGTAGGAGGGGGGAGAGGCGTCTgtgcgagagggagagagagatgtgtgtgtgcagagaggcagaggaggtgggGTCAggcctgctgctgttgccatggcgaccaCGTCCAGATGCTGCCGCAGCAGTGGGAGCCAGCGGGAGGAGCGAGTCGGCCCGTAGCTTAGAGGGAAGAGGAACGAAGCCCCCTTCACAGGCACCGCGCGCCACATCTAAAGCTAGTGGCAGCCcccagtgcattgtgggtaggCAGTGAAGCCACATGGAGGATGCATTttgaaggagggaaggagattggaggaagggggggtggggtagggggcaggaggaggagaaaagggggaTTCCAGGGAGAAGAGGCGAgaaaggagagatggagggggcTGTTGCTATACGGAAGAGCTCGCAGGAGCGTCTGGGCTCGGCCAATCAGGAAGCAGCTATTTGTAATGCATATCAAGTAACTCTTCATTTTTCACAGAAGGAGTGGTTGTTCGGAGGAAATGACAGGAGTCCGGGTGGAGCCCAGGAATTAGACGGAAACACATGCACCAACACGGAGATTTGTTTTATCCGCCGGACGAGGACGCCGCGAAATGTGTGTCAGATAAGCATGAATTAACGGCACGCGCCACGCGGCCATGATGTGCGTTTCTAATTAATATGCTAATGCAAACAGGATTTATCAAATCCACGTGTCTCGCTGCAGTGAACCAATAGAGCGCCCGTCGTCGCCTGCACGCACAGTACGTGGGTGAATCCAATCAGGCGGCCGTGTCGCAGCTTCAGTTTAGGGAAGATTACATGAAAAAGCTAACGTGATTCATAAACTACCACGAAAACGCAGGCGAATGTTGGTTATTGTAATGCACGTCTATTCTGGAATaatgcagcaggaacaggaaggagTCCAGGCggaataaagtggccagtgtgaTAAAGTGAGTTGGCAAGAAAAGTGAAACGGAGCCTGTTAGTGCCACCAGGGACCACACCCCATTTAACCAGCCTGTCAGCAAATACAGCAGAGTATttgctgaccccccccccccccccccccccccacacacacacacacagtagagcACAGTAGATCTCACATCGTctcattataataataataattcataatgCTTTCTTCAATTAAACAGAAAATCTCTGCAGAACCCTCCATTCGCAGCCGCCGTTCTGTTGTGGATGTAGAGAACGTGAGAGCGGGGCCGAATGCAACGGGAAAATATTGTGACCTTTTCAGACTTGCTGTGAAAGGGAGTCACGCCGGGCGGCAGGAAATAATGGGCACCGCCGCGGTTTCAGGTGTTCGCTGGATCGCCTTCAGAACACAAACGAGCGCCTCATTGTGAACGCGGAACggggcgcgcgcgcgtgtggaACCTCCGTCTCTGCAACGTGTTCAGCTTTAAACTGGAGccgccagctgctgctttggtcGATCTGTTTGTGGGCTGGAACTCTGGAGGAAGCTGCTCCAGACCCACAACTACTACAGAACGCTAGTGCCTGTATATGGTGGTACTTTCCTACCAGCAGCGATTTGATTTATGCCATGATTTATATCAGATGCTCCACTAAGATGGTAAACATGCTAAACATAACAGCATGATGACATGATTATTGTGAGATGAACAAACTAAAATTAGACTATGGCTGGAAGCACTGATGTGTCAGTAAGTGCAGCTCTGCACAGCTGCTACCTCAGTTATTATACTGTACCTCCTGCAAGTGCCTCTGAACTACAGTAAGCGCTCATCCTGCTCAACAGCAGCCCCTCCACTGCCTTTGTGCCCACGGGCCCCACGGAGCCTCGGCCTCTCCTTCCACCCAGGACTCTGACAATGTGTCCTTGAACGCACCACCCCCTCACGCCGCGCCAAGACGCCAGCTACGCTCCTCGTTTCTACGGGCGGTCGCACGTTGACTTGCTAAAGGGCAAAGCGGAGCGAATGAGCTCCTACTCAAAGCTAATGAGGCGTTGCTTATACAGCATCTGTAAAGAAATGCAGAACTCTTTCCCATAGAAAGAAACGTCCGTATTTTGACCTCATACTTGTAAAACTTGTTGAGATATTTGATCCTTGGAAAGGTTAATTACAAAATGGCAAATGGCATCAGGAGAAAACCACATGGCTTCAGACTAAGACTGAACCAGCTGAGTAGAAATGCACATTAAACTCAGTGGGCAGGTCACATCCATGCCCATTAATAACCAGGTGAAACACTCTCACAGTACTGTGGCTCTTACTGACAGACCTGGTCACTAGTCTGGGGGTGCGGTTTGGCCACATTTGACTGACATCGCTGGAAAGACAAGCAAACGACGCGCCGGCTGTCGGCGCCGTCCAATTCAGATGTCGCCCTGCGATTGTTATAGGGACGCGCACGTCATCACGTGCATCCAGGTGAGTCATTAACCCGTTAGCATGAACAGGCTAACGCCCTGGGGTCGACTTGAATCTGTCAAATGGAACCGGTACGGGTATGAATGGGAACACGCCCACGTGGCAACA from Betta splendens chromosome 7, fBetSpl5.4, whole genome shotgun sequence encodes:
- the phactr3a gene encoding phosphatase and actin regulator 3a, encoding MATSDGLDGCLQRGRSQSDPNILTEPGIDLAHGTVELVDQQRVLRTGCLVSGVHTPPIRRNSKLATLGRIFKPWKWRKKKNEKLKQSSTDVALSSGLLCHDPNSPTQGCCSDGAVLLGGFGGPLHPNLTVSSVEYLGPEEENPASAAASLQNCDQVEENTPRPEEESGEQLHPAGLFPDGLQDAGEHADERQEEEPPAGTSPPQVPPKLLPLLSTGDDSGPVSLPTHLPNSYLPKEPPPRATESLASMTLPLRGPLANSSGSPHLGNMMHPPMPPSCIMEELQRAFASKNRQESVHEGCEQGSPPQLWCPDGRLSRSCSSENHHHHHTSPLVGGCVGGGGSDWPRKEAEENKENVRLDQCFSNTSGLPTDLDGWNESVISGTLPRRLRKELLAVKLRNRPSKQELEDRNIFPARSDQERQEIRQQIEMKLAKRLSQRPNVEELESRNILKQRNDQTEQEERREIKQRLNRKLNQRPTVDELRDRKILIRFSDYVEVAKAQDYDRRADKPWTRLSAADKAAIRKELNEFKSTEMEVHASSKHLTRFHRP